The following coding sequences are from one Schizosaccharomyces osmophilus chromosome 1, complete sequence window:
- a CDS encoding DUF4504 family protein, C1orf74-like protein: MKRSIYEVHRYLKTKGFTYGTALQLIDGVLPVIIGIKTSYLVDCVLLDREFIQSFLDFLGHPNVQAVHFLEPIEQTFFVNVSCWKEYAETKELWPLVITLPQKYRSEKLEQKLTLYVNTLLNLDRNEKMITIQVPAFTWKFDHSPVQSKVKEVCSITALTGCLLNYGATYHFCSNDESHDNGLSKEPLNIYRMIAAFKKCNFRLSPFLQFSCPVKFEQQVAVIAEQLRCNFQKRWEQLTLQEKSLWNEWLSFRYPKHALGRFEDISWEMHVETHTESSVVL; encoded by the coding sequence atgaaaagaagcatataTGAAGTGCACAGATACCTGAAAACGAAAGGATTTACTTATGGTACTGCACTTCAGTTGATCGACGGAGTTTTACCTGTGATTATTGGgataaaaacaagttaTTTGGTTGATTGTGTCCTCTTAGATCGAGAATTTattcaatcttttcttgactTTTTAGGTCATCCTAATGTTCAAGCTGTACATTTCTTGGAGCCCATTGAACAAACATTCTTTGTAAACGTGAGCTGCTGGAAAGAATACGcggaaacaaaagaattatgGCCTCTTGTAATTACTTTACCCCAAAAATACCGGAGTGAGAAGTTAGAGCAAAAATTGACTTTGTATGTAAATACATTGCTAAACCTGGATAGAAACGAGAAGATGATTACAATCCAAGTCCCTGCTTTCACATGGAAATTTGATCATTCTCCAGTGCAGTCAAAAGTGAAAGAGGTATGTTCAATTACTGCATTAACGGGATGCTTATTAAATTATGGAGCAACTTATCACTTTTGTTCAAATGATGAATCGCATGACAATGGTCTTTCCAAAGAGCcattaaatatttatagGATGATAGCCGCCTTTAAGAAGTGTAATTTCCGCTTGTCaccatttcttcaattttcatGCCCCGTGAAGTTTGAGCAACAAGTAGCAGTCATTGCTGAACAACTGAGATgtaattttcaaaaaagatgGGAGCAACTAACACTTCAGGAAAAAAGCCTCTGGAACGAGTGGTTAAGTTTTCGATATCCAAAGCATGCTTTAGGAAGATTTGAGGATATTTCATGGGAAATGCACGTAGAGACCCATACAGAATCTTCTGTTGTACTATAG
- the trs65 gene encoding TRAPP II complex subunit Trs65, whose translation MQEEAIRLDFFISFSPIKEHELNSLENYYTQSDHLKLYYGESFYVNVVVSKPLHVKFDQAFDKFNIEGNLYSNSSSNRSNSSTNFRKTRAFTSTTKDSTALNWINNEREYKLLSCLIKLDNFSFPDHKLEIYVNNEGSHQNSSQSSLESESDATRDMSSYNGNDDYITDADIDYNILGSLSNDARFQANPPLLPASYISGNIQMDDTKSHPNYISRKRYFNCAIPVLIKLNAYMINEVNQYITCILAPDTSCHSFILKNFTSKSTSSSLSLLGPKYDDGFNATLTGSDLFSIVYQMKLQPSAYRIEIECVCEGTIVRKLNGAYVHGMPFLYKHPTMFVMRKNHLHKHSKQISSNESMTTPTTLLNLLDVSATVPSYVKAGTTFPVSINLYNPSDVPIELVVQVPLYSYDEFFINDNNEANNSKINDGLSSFPPTKPDQIIKLPGLIASTTNFHTGIISPKCEKDFELQFLAYRPGSYDLSSITVKDVHRHHQKPRGLSEALQIIVES comes from the exons ATGCAAGAAGAAGCTATAAGActcgatttttttatttctttttcgcCTATTAAAGAACATGAATTgaattctttggaaaactaCTATACACAAAGTGATCACTTGAAGCTATACTATG GCGAATCCTTCTACGTAAATGTTGTTGTTTCGAAGCCTTTACACGTAAAATTCGATCAAGCTTTTGATAAATTCAACATTGAGGGAAATTTGTACAGCAACTCCTCCAGCAATCGTTCGAATTCATCAACCAACTTTCGAAAAACGAGAGCTTTTACTTCTACGACAAAGGATTCAACGGCTCTGAATTGGATCAACAATGAGAGAGAATACAAACTCCTTTCATGTCTCATAAAGCTAG ataacttttcttttccggATCATAAGCTAGAAATTTACGTCAATAATGAAGGCAGTCATCAAAACTCAAGCCAAAGTTCATTAGAATCGGAATCAGATGCTACAAGAGACATGTCTTCTTATAATGGAAATGATGATTATATAACAGATGCTGATATAGACTACAACATTCTGGGATCTCTTTCTAATGATGCTCGGTTTCAAGCGAATCCACCACTCCTTCCAGCTTCGTATATATCCGGAAACATTCAGATGGACGACACGAAATCACATCCAAATTACATTTCAAGAAAGCGCTATTTTAATTGTGCTATCCCAGTTTTGATAAAGTTAAACGCTTATATGATCAATGAGGTAAATCAGTATATCACTTGCATACTTGCACCGGATACTTCCTGCCATAGCTTCATTCTTAAAAACTTTACGTCTAAATCAACCTCTTCGAGCCTTTCCCTTTTGGGTCCAAAATATGATGATGGTTTCAACGCAACACTAACAGGCTCCGACTTGTTTTCTATCGTTTATCAAATGAAATTACAACCATCCGCTTATagaattgaaattgaatgTGTTTGCGAAGGAACTATTGTGCGAAAACTCAACGGAGCTTATGTGCATGGTATGCCGTTTTTATATAAGCATCCCACGATGTTTGTTATGCGAAAGAATCATCTGCATAAACATTCTAAGCAAATATCTAGTAATGAATCGATGACAACTCCGACGACGCTATTGAATTTGCTTGATGTGTCTGCAACCGTCCCTTCCTACGTGAAAGCTGGCACCACCTTTCCAGTCAGTATCAACTTGTATAACCCTTCAGACGTACCTATAGAACTTGTCGTGCAAGTTCCACTCTATAGTTACGACGAGTTTTTCATTAATGATAACAATGAAGCCaacaattccaaaataaATGATGGGTTATCTTCATTTCCTCCAACCAAGCCTGATCAAATTATCAAGCTTCCAGGTCTAATTGCTTCCACTACCAATTTCCATACTGGGATTATTTCGCCGAAATgcgaaaaagattttgaattaCAATTTCTTGCCTACAGGCCCGGGTCTTATGACTTGTCCTCCATAACTGTGAAAGACGTTCATCGACATCATCAGAAGCCTAGGGGACTATCGGAGGCCCTACAAATCATTGTTGAGTCATGA
- the ppk22 gene encoding serine/threonine protein kinase Ppk22, protein MMRKSEIRDKESFSNDPRNSSSHLSDKLKNLFHFRRNRAVTVSTSYQNSSQPKSPEHSDESYMEGIANGSDSFLDQKPVLRRISSAPDSHEGMEAPSKPPVNTSNMKKAQIKTLKNPANYIFGPTEYSKRTYSGNSTKVSRVEVTPQSFEKVRLLGQGDVGKVYLVKQKSNNRLFAMKILSKAEMIKRRKVQRVLAEQEILTKSNHPFIVTLYHAFQSKDHLYLCMEYCAGGEFFRALHSLPGHILPEKSACFYAAEVTLALEYLHLMGFIYRDLKPENILLHQSGHIMLSDFDLSKPISTETHPRMLVTKHSTFSHDKPALDTNSYFSVYRTNSFVGTEEYIAPEMIRSCGHTVAVDWWTLGIFLYEILYGTTPFKGKNRHATFSNILYADVNFPEYSAAPNVSSTCKNLIRRLLIKDETKRYGSVAGASDIKEHPFFRDIQWALLRSMKPPIVPNIQEGMEAVSKTSGLPEAPDSIDHLNSQYLISSNLPAVDMHSATPIPEVENPFTGFSSVTLHHAGDE, encoded by the coding sequence ATGATGCGTAAAAGCGAAATTCGAGACAAAGAGTCCTTTTCGAACGACCCgagaaattcttcttctcatCTCTCTGATAAATTAAAGAATTTGTTTCACTTTCGTCGTAATCGAGCGGTGACCGTATCTACGAGCTACCAAAATTCGTCTCAGCCCAAATCGCCTGAACATTCAGATGAGAGTTATATGGAGGGCATTGCCAATGGTAGTGATAGCTTTTTAGATCAAAAGCCAGTTCTCCGGAGAATATCGTCAGCTCCAGATTCTCATGAAGGAATGGAAGCTCCGTCGAAGCCGCCAGTGAATACCTCCAACATGAAGAAAGCGCAAATTAAGACCTTAAAAAATCCAGCAAACTATATATTTGGACCAACCGAATATAGCAAGCGTACATACTCTGGAAACAGTACAAAAGTAAGTAGGGTTGAAGTTACGCCAcaaagttttgaaaaagtcCGACTATTGGGTCAAGGAGATGTTGGAAAGGTGTATTTggtaaagcaaaaaagcaacaatCGATTGTTTGCGATGAAAATTTTAAGCAAAGCCGAAATGATCAAACGACGAAAAGTTCAACGCGTTTTGGCCGAACAAGAGATTCTTACAAAAAGCAACCACCCATTCATTGTCACTCTTTATCATGCATTTCAATCCAAAGATCATCTTTATTTATGCATGGAGTACTGTGCTGGCGGGGAGTTTTTTCGCGCACTTCATTCACTTCCTGGCCATATCTTACCCGAGAAAAGTGCTTGCTTCTATGCAGCTGAAGTAACGCTCGCGCTTGAGTATCTTCATCTGATGGGCTTTATTTATCGAGATTTGAAGCCCGAAAACATTCTTTTACATCAATCCGGACATATCATGTTGTCCGATTTTGATCTGTCAAAACCTATCAGTACTGAAACTCATCCACGGATGCTTGTGACAAAGCACTCTACCTTTTCCCATGACAAACCAGCCTTGGACACAAATTCATACTTTTCTGTTTACCGTACAAACTCTTTTGTTGGAACTGAAGAATACATTGCGCCAGAAATGATTAGAAGCTGTGGCCATACCGTAGCAGTTGACTGGTGGACTCTAGGGATTTTCTTGTACGAAATTTTGTATGGTACTACTCCATTTAAGGGGAAAAACAGACATGCCACATTTTCAAACATTCTGTATGCGGACGTGAACTTTCCTGAATATAGTGCAGCCCCTAATGTATCGAGTACATGCAAAAATTTGATTAGGCGACTACTGATTAAAGACGAAACTAAGCGCTATGGTTCTGTAGCTGGCGCATCCGATATCAAAGAACATCCATTCTTCCGTGATATCCAATGGGCACTCTTACGCAGCATGAAGCCTCCGATTGTGCCAAATATCCAAGAGGGTATGGAAGCTGTATCAAAGACTTCAGGGCTCCCCGAAGCACCGGACAGTATTGATCATTTAAACTCTCAATACTTGATTTCATCCAATCTTCCTGCAGTTGATATGCATTCGGCTACTCCAATTCCCGAAGTTGAGAATCCTTTTACTGGGTTCAGTTCTGTTACACTTCATCATGCAGGAGACGAGtaa